The following are from one region of the Rhipicephalus microplus isolate Deutch F79 chromosome 1, USDA_Rmic, whole genome shotgun sequence genome:
- the LOC119159519 gene encoding rhodanese domain-containing protein CG4456 isoform X2, with the protein MTEVKARFPEVTFEQVQDVLKHHGKKGAVIDVREPQELIDDGRVKGFINIPLKDVQEAFGMHPEDFKNRYHVEKPDPKKDIIFSCRSGRRAAIAAEKLEELGTYHKIKVYAGSFQDWFMRKGEFIQGPEENTKAAGDMKKKEKKESDGADEDKED; encoded by the exons ATGACTGAAGTAAAGGCTCGCTTTCCAGAGGTTACCTTTGAGCAAGTGCAGGATGTTTTAAAACATCATGGCAAGAAAGGAGCCGTGATTGATGTTCGTGAACCCCAGGAGCTCATCGATGATGGCAGAGTCAAAGGCTTTATCAACATTCCTT TAAAAGATGTGCAGGAAGCATTTGGGATGCACCCTGAAGATTTCAAGAACCGTTACCACGTGGAGAAGCCCGACCCGAAAAAAGACATCATCTTTAGCTGCCGCTCTGGAAGAAGGGCAGCGATTGCCGCAGAGAAGCTAGAAGAACTGGGCACCTATCACAA GATCAAAGTGTATGCTGGGAGCTTCCAAGACTGGTTTATGCGAAAGGGTGAGTTCATTCAAGGACCTGAAGAGAACACCAAGGCTGCCGGGGATAtgaagaaaaaggagaaaaaggaaAGTGATGGCGCAGATGAAGACAAAGAGGATTAG
- the LOC119159519 gene encoding rhodanese domain-containing protein CG4456 isoform X1 translates to MRCEILLMLCLVSLPCWQLADGAPHQRLIKRPHRVPRTKHSAPEMTEVKARFPEVTFEQVQDVLKHHGKKGAVIDVREPQELIDDGRVKGFINIPLKDVQEAFGMHPEDFKNRYHVEKPDPKKDIIFSCRSGRRAAIAAEKLEELGTYHKIKVYAGSFQDWFMRKGEFIQGPEENTKAAGDMKKKEKKESDGADEDKED, encoded by the exons ATGCGGTGTGAAATTTTGTTAATGCTCTGTCTCGTGTCCCTGCCCTGTTGGCAGCTGGCTGATGGTGCTCCGCACCAGCGTCTAATCAAAAGGCCGCACAGAGTTCCGAGGACCAAGCATTCAG CCCCAGAGATGACTGAAGTAAAGGCTCGCTTTCCAGAGGTTACCTTTGAGCAAGTGCAGGATGTTTTAAAACATCATGGCAAGAAAGGAGCCGTGATTGATGTTCGTGAACCCCAGGAGCTCATCGATGATGGCAGAGTCAAAGGCTTTATCAACATTCCTT TAAAAGATGTGCAGGAAGCATTTGGGATGCACCCTGAAGATTTCAAGAACCGTTACCACGTGGAGAAGCCCGACCCGAAAAAAGACATCATCTTTAGCTGCCGCTCTGGAAGAAGGGCAGCGATTGCCGCAGAGAAGCTAGAAGAACTGGGCACCTATCACAA GATCAAAGTGTATGCTGGGAGCTTCCAAGACTGGTTTATGCGAAAGGGTGAGTTCATTCAAGGACCTGAAGAGAACACCAAGGCTGCCGGGGATAtgaagaaaaaggagaaaaaggaaAGTGATGGCGCAGATGAAGACAAAGAGGATTAG